In Picosynechococcus sp. PCC 7002, the following are encoded in one genomic region:
- a CDS encoding YheT family hydrolase produces MFYQPPLWLRSGIAMTIYAAFGAAKQWHSQPKTSPLKYREVILTGANQTPIFCQYAQPSDSKGTIVATYGITGSLEDQWFLEILAHKAFQAGYGVLLFDWRAHGKTAALSPDLTSDGLLEGEDFVRLAAQGKQQLGLKPPFFFAGYSLGGQLALWGLKKAQELDLKALGLQPEDILAGAVICPSLESHRSLSYLEQHPFKCYFEQAISKNLQKLAWQLQSYHPHAFQTETIEKATTIREFDQYLVIPKLGFTTTQAYYEASSPLYFLQDLHRPTFMLYAADDPLFAPDLVEDLRYVDQRNTYLNTQITKFGGHVGYISDRHCQNHWGDSDPWWAWQRILSWFDQQLSQHHRTRSVTTAQQ; encoded by the coding sequence ATGTTTTATCAACCGCCCCTCTGGTTACGGTCTGGCATTGCCATGACAATCTATGCGGCCTTTGGTGCTGCGAAACAGTGGCACAGTCAACCAAAAACATCTCCTTTAAAGTATCGGGAGGTGATCCTGACGGGGGCGAATCAAACGCCTATTTTTTGCCAATATGCGCAACCCAGTGATTCAAAAGGAACGATCGTTGCTACCTATGGCATTACCGGCAGTTTAGAAGACCAATGGTTTCTAGAAATTCTCGCTCATAAGGCTTTCCAGGCAGGCTATGGTGTTTTATTGTTCGATTGGCGTGCCCATGGCAAAACAGCAGCCCTCTCCCCTGATTTGACTAGCGATGGTCTCCTCGAAGGCGAAGATTTTGTGCGTCTAGCGGCCCAGGGCAAACAACAACTGGGGTTAAAGCCGCCTTTTTTCTTTGCTGGTTATTCTCTGGGGGGACAATTAGCTTTGTGGGGATTAAAAAAAGCCCAGGAATTGGATTTAAAGGCTTTAGGGTTGCAACCAGAAGATATTCTTGCGGGTGCTGTCATTTGCCCCAGTTTAGAATCCCACCGTTCCCTCAGTTATCTCGAACAACATCCGTTCAAATGCTATTTTGAGCAGGCGATCTCCAAAAATTTACAGAAATTGGCTTGGCAACTTCAAAGCTACCATCCCCACGCTTTCCAGACTGAAACCATTGAAAAGGCGACGACGATTCGAGAATTTGATCAATATCTCGTGATTCCAAAGTTAGGTTTCACCACGACCCAAGCCTACTACGAAGCCAGTAGTCCCCTTTATTTTCTCCAGGATTTGCACAGGCCGACCTTTATGCTGTATGCGGCGGATGATCCTCTGTTTGCGCCGGATCTTGTCGAAGATCTCCGCTATGTCGATCAACGAAATACTTACCTCAATACCCAAATTACAAAGTTTGGGGGCCATGTGGGTTACATTAGCGATCGCCACTGTCAAAACCATTGGGGAGACAGTGATCCCTGGTGGGCATGGCAAAGAATTCTTTCTTGGTTTGACCAACAGTTAAGTCAGCACCACCGGACTCGTTCTGTCACGACAGCGCAACAATAG
- a CDS encoding glycosyltransferase family 2 protein produces MITYSIIIPVYNEEANLPEMYRRVVQVIEELDGPAELVLIDDGSQDRSLAILDELHQRDPRVHYLSLARNFGHQIAVTAGLQYAQGEAVVIMDADLQDPPELVPQLIEKWRAGYHVVYAQRVSRARESWFKKLMAYGFYRILNRFTDVSIPTDTGDFCLMSRQVVDILNSMPEKHRYIRGLRAWVGFPQTAVQFNRDPRFAGEVKYTFRKSLKLAIDGIISLSRKPLKIATYLGLVTALVAIAMMILVLFWRIYNAPAQLIGYTLITIAIFFLGAVQLICLGILGEYIGRIYDEVKQRPLYTVKKAAGFDEVL; encoded by the coding sequence ATGATTACTTACTCCATCATCATCCCGGTGTACAACGAAGAAGCGAATCTTCCGGAAATGTATCGGCGCGTTGTCCAGGTCATTGAAGAGTTAGATGGCCCCGCAGAGTTGGTTTTAATCGACGATGGCAGCCAGGATCGTTCCCTCGCCATTTTGGACGAATTACACCAAAGGGATCCCAGGGTCCACTACTTGAGTTTGGCGAGAAATTTTGGCCATCAAATCGCGGTCACCGCCGGTTTGCAATATGCCCAAGGGGAGGCGGTCGTTATCATGGACGCTGATCTCCAGGATCCCCCCGAACTGGTTCCTCAACTAATTGAAAAATGGCGGGCGGGCTACCATGTGGTCTATGCCCAGCGGGTGAGTCGGGCCAGAGAAAGCTGGTTTAAGAAGCTCATGGCCTATGGTTTTTACCGGATTTTAAATCGATTCACCGATGTTTCCATTCCCACGGATACGGGGGATTTCTGTTTGATGTCCCGTCAAGTGGTGGATATTCTCAACAGTATGCCCGAAAAACACCGCTACATTCGCGGCCTCCGGGCCTGGGTAGGCTTTCCGCAAACGGCGGTGCAGTTCAACCGGGATCCACGTTTTGCTGGGGAAGTAAAGTACACCTTTCGTAAATCCCTGAAGCTTGCCATTGATGGGATTATTTCCCTGTCCCGTAAACCCTTAAAGATTGCCACCTATTTGGGTTTGGTGACGGCCCTGGTGGCGATCGCCATGATGATTTTGGTGTTATTTTGGCGGATCTACAATGCCCCGGCCCAATTAATTGGCTATACCCTGATCACCATTGCCATTTTCTTTTTGGGAGCTGTGCAACTCATTTGTCTTGGCATTCTCGGTGAATACATTGGCCGCATTTACGACGAGGTGAAACAGCGTCCCCTCTACACCGTTAAAAAAGCGGCGGGCTTTGACGAAGTACTTTAG
- the lepB gene encoding signal peptidase I: MGDQGKHLSTNQQPKPWAALWENIRILVIALAIALVVRWFIAEPRYIPSGSMLPTLDLGDRIIVEKLSYRFQPVHRGDVVVFRTPPQLELLGYDPQQAFIKRIIATPGETVSVHNGTVYVDQTPLTEPFIAASPDYELPTLTVPPHSFFVLGDNRNNSNDSHIWGFVPADNVIGHAIFKFWPLNHLGKIL, encoded by the coding sequence ATGGGCGATCAGGGCAAACACCTCAGCACAAATCAACAACCGAAACCATGGGCCGCCCTCTGGGAAAATATTCGCATTCTAGTCATTGCCCTGGCGATCGCCTTGGTGGTGCGCTGGTTTATCGCGGAACCCCGGTATATCCCCTCCGGTTCGATGCTGCCGACCCTCGATTTAGGCGATCGCATTATTGTCGAAAAACTCTCCTATCGATTCCAGCCCGTGCATCGGGGTGATGTGGTGGTTTTCCGGACGCCCCCTCAATTAGAACTCCTCGGTTACGATCCCCAACAAGCGTTTATCAAAAGAATTATTGCCACCCCCGGTGAAACTGTATCCGTTCACAATGGCACCGTGTATGTTGACCAAACGCCCTTAACGGAACCCTTCATTGCTGCGTCGCCTGACTATGAATTGCCGACCCTAACGGTGCCACCCCACAGTTTTTTTGTCCTTGGTGATAATCGCAACAACAGCAATGATTCCCATATCTGGGGCTTTGTCCCTGCCGATAATGTTATTGGCCATGCCATTTTTAAATTTTGGCCCCTGAACCACCTCGGCAAAATTCTCTAG
- a CDS encoding TolB family protein, translated as MFRQTPCFLWLLTIFLGLGGCSFGNTPLTPVSLNSRFHDEQPALSGDGRWLAFISNRHGTSELLFYDLNQKQFVELPKLNQKNAIYESPSLSRTGRYLVYLSSPLGKPDIILYDRATQQSDILTQGYRHWVRNPQISPDGRYVVFESARRGQWDIEVLDRGPNIEFDLPQEVIVNPSG; from the coding sequence GTGTTTAGGCAAACCCCTTGCTTTCTCTGGTTGTTGACAATATTCCTGGGGCTGGGAGGCTGCTCCTTTGGCAACACCCCCTTAACCCCCGTTTCCCTCAATAGCCGCTTCCACGATGAACAGCCTGCGTTGAGTGGGGACGGTCGCTGGTTAGCCTTCATTTCCAATCGCCATGGCACCAGTGAACTGCTTTTTTATGATTTAAACCAAAAGCAGTTTGTGGAGTTGCCTAAGCTCAATCAAAAAAATGCGATCTATGAAAGTCCGAGTCTGAGTCGTACCGGGCGTTACCTCGTTTATCTTTCGAGTCCCCTTGGGAAGCCGGATATTATCCTCTACGATCGAGCGACCCAGCAGTCCGATATTTTGACCCAGGGCTATCGTCATTGGGTGCGGAACCCTCAAATTAGCCCCGATGGCCGCTATGTAGTGTTTGAATCAGCTCGGCGGGGCCAGTGGGATATTGAGGTTTTAGACCGTGGCCCGAATATTGAATTTGATTTACCCCAGGAAGTGATTGTCAATCCGTCGGGTTAA
- a CDS encoding class I SAM-dependent methyltransferase: MTRSSLSLDAPLYDYLLRISLKEHPVLKELREITAQHPAARMQIAPEQGQLMAWLVQLLGAQKTLDIGVFTGYSALVVALALPKNGKVIACDRDPRPTAIAQTYWEKAGVAEKIELHLAPALETLDSLLADGQAGTFDFAFIDADKGNYLNYFERSLKLLRVGGVIAVDNVLWSGRVADPADQDKRTVKIRAFNEALYNDPRISLTVLPVADGLTLARKL; this comes from the coding sequence ATGACCCGTAGTAGCCTCTCCCTGGACGCCCCTTTATATGATTACCTCCTGCGCATTTCCCTCAAAGAGCATCCCGTCCTCAAAGAATTACGGGAAATCACGGCCCAACACCCAGCAGCCCGGATGCAGATCGCTCCGGAACAGGGTCAGTTGATGGCCTGGCTCGTGCAACTGCTGGGGGCGCAGAAAACCTTAGATATCGGCGTTTTTACGGGTTACAGTGCTCTCGTTGTCGCCTTAGCGCTGCCGAAAAACGGAAAAGTCATTGCTTGCGATCGCGACCCAAGGCCAACGGCGATCGCCCAAACCTATTGGGAAAAAGCAGGGGTCGCCGAAAAAATTGAACTCCACCTTGCCCCAGCCCTTGAAACCCTAGATTCTCTACTGGCAGATGGCCAAGCGGGCACCTTTGATTTTGCCTTCATTGATGCGGACAAAGGCAACTACCTAAACTATTTTGAGCGGTCTCTCAAATTACTGCGGGTCGGCGGCGTGATTGCCGTTGATAATGTGTTGTGGTCGGGACGCGTGGCTGATCCAGCGGATCAAGACAAACGTACGGTCAAAATTCGCGCTTTCAATGAAGCTTTGTATAATGACCCACGCATTAGTTTAACGGTATTGCCCGTGGCTGATGGTCTGACCCTCGCCCGCAAACTTTAG
- a CDS encoding LptA/OstA family protein: MTVKGFGNRMIYGFGGLSLAIAATVSQLPPQQAAQAQNANALTVRSDIQEANTETGIITARGNVRINYPARNLQATAAQAQYFSEERTLVLSGNVYVLQDGNSLRAEQMTYSIDEGRFVATPGRSEQVEASYLIPEQPPTSQSRTPAPITLPEDE, translated from the coding sequence ATGACGGTCAAGGGCTTTGGTAATCGAATGATTTATGGATTTGGGGGACTCTCCTTGGCGATCGCCGCCACGGTCAGTCAGCTTCCCCCCCAGCAGGCCGCCCAAGCCCAAAATGCCAATGCCCTCACGGTGCGTTCTGATATCCAAGAGGCGAATACCGAAACGGGGATTATCACGGCCCGGGGCAATGTGCGGATCAATTATCCCGCCCGCAATCTCCAGGCTACTGCGGCCCAGGCCCAATATTTTTCAGAAGAACGTACACTAGTGCTCAGCGGCAACGTCTATGTCCTCCAGGATGGCAATAGTCTCCGGGCAGAACAAATGACCTATTCCATCGACGAAGGACGTTTTGTCGCCACCCCAGGCCGCAGCGAACAAGTAGAAGCCAGCTATCTCATTCCCGAACAGCCCCCGACAAGTCAATCCCGCACCCCTGCTCCCATTACCCTCCCCGAAGACGAATAA
- a CDS encoding Ycf66 family protein, whose product MVNFGLNSASILGIALAAAGASLYFLRSVRPELSRDHDIFFAAVGLLCGFILLFQGWRLDPILQFGQFLLSGSAVFFAIESIRLRGLATEQARRNTPIVDDERPVSRVYRAELDQIEPYQGEERYERRLRGYPEPRSSRSRGYEDEAPRGTSTRPSSRPTNRPPTDYGDRPSGRPTSRRPSRPSPPSRRPPRPDRYENGGYDAYGPSGNVTDVWSEDAWDQGDRPVDETPRRPRRPRPDDEPSAPRRPRRPRPDNYGAPDEEVATVDYQPIDGAAFGEDQDWDDPAPDNPEMPEGDRPNNPVNFDY is encoded by the coding sequence ATGGTTAATTTTGGGCTAAATTCCGCCAGTATCTTGGGGATTGCGCTGGCCGCAGCGGGTGCATCCCTCTATTTTTTACGGTCGGTACGCCCAGAACTTTCCCGCGACCACGATATTTTCTTTGCGGCGGTTGGGCTATTGTGCGGCTTCATCCTCCTGTTCCAAGGGTGGCGTTTAGACCCGATTTTGCAATTTGGTCAATTTCTCCTGTCTGGCTCAGCGGTATTTTTCGCCATTGAGTCAATTCGTCTCCGGGGTTTGGCCACAGAGCAGGCCCGCCGCAATACGCCCATTGTGGACGATGAACGGCCCGTCAGTCGGGTTTATCGGGCGGAGCTGGATCAGATTGAGCCTTACCAGGGGGAAGAACGCTATGAACGTCGGTTGCGGGGCTACCCTGAACCCCGTTCGAGTCGGAGCCGGGGTTACGAAGATGAAGCCCCCCGGGGAACGAGTACCCGACCCAGTAGCCGCCCGACCAATCGTCCCCCGACAGATTATGGCGATCGCCCCAGTGGCCGCCCCACTAGTCGTCGTCCCAGTCGCCCCTCCCCTCCCAGCCGACGCCCCCCCCGTCCGGATCGCTATGAAAATGGTGGCTATGATGCCTATGGCCCCAGCGGTAATGTCACCGATGTCTGGTCAGAAGACGCCTGGGATCAAGGCGATCGCCCCGTCGATGAAACGCCCCGTCGGCCCCGCCGCCCCCGACCTGATGATGAGCCTTCAGCCCCCCGCCGTCCCCGTCGGCCTCGCCCGGATAACTATGGTGCCCCCGACGAAGAAGTGGCCACCGTTGATTACCAACCCATTGATGGGGCTGCCTTTGGTGAGGATCAAGATTGGGATGATCCGGCCCCCGACAATCCAGAAATGCCAGAAGGCGATCGCCCCAACAACCCCGTCAATTTCGACTACTAA
- the lptB gene encoding LPS export ABC transporter ATP-binding protein, whose product MTIVLENIRKTYGKRVIVNRVNLKVNQGEIVGLLGPNGAGKTTTFYITTGLIKPNEGRVWLQRQNITPLSLDERAKLGIGYLTQQPSIFRNLTVKENIQLVLEQSPLSHRQQQHRLKELVSEFRLHRIVNTRGRLVSGGERRRTELARALAVGGQGPKFLLLDEPFAGVDPIAVAEIQQIVAQLRERGMGILITDHNVRETLAITDRAYIMRDGEILAAGTTEELYSNPLVRQYYLGENFERNVKYF is encoded by the coding sequence GTGACCATCGTTCTCGAAAACATCCGTAAAACCTATGGCAAACGCGTCATTGTTAACCGTGTCAATTTAAAAGTAAATCAAGGAGAAATTGTCGGCCTTCTGGGGCCAAATGGTGCTGGGAAAACCACTACCTTTTACATTACAACGGGTCTGATTAAACCCAATGAAGGGCGCGTCTGGCTCCAACGGCAGAACATTACGCCCCTAAGTCTAGATGAGCGGGCAAAACTAGGCATTGGTTATCTCACCCAGCAACCCAGCATTTTTCGGAATTTAACGGTCAAGGAAAATATTCAACTGGTTCTCGAACAGTCCCCTTTGTCCCACCGCCAACAGCAACATCGCCTCAAGGAACTGGTGAGCGAATTTCGGCTGCACCGCATTGTGAATACCCGCGGTCGTCTGGTGTCAGGGGGCGAACGACGGCGTACCGAACTAGCCCGCGCCTTAGCCGTTGGCGGTCAAGGGCCGAAATTTCTCCTGCTTGATGAACCCTTTGCTGGGGTTGATCCCATTGCTGTCGCTGAAATTCAACAAATTGTGGCCCAACTGCGGGAACGGGGCATGGGGATTTTGATCACCGACCACAACGTCCGCGAAACCCTTGCGATTACTGACCGTGCTTACATCATGCGGGACGGGGAGATTCTTGCGGCGGGAACGACAGAAGAGCTTTATAGCAACCCCCTTGTGCGGCAGTATTACCTTGGGGAAAATTTTGAGCGCAATGTGAAATATTTCTAG
- a CDS encoding ABC-F family ATP-binding cassette domain-containing protein: MLRLEHIRKIYPTGEVLKDINWEVKTGERVGLVGVNGAGKSTQMKIIMGEVEPTDGEIIRPADLRIAHLTQEFDVVPTRTVREELWTVFTEANAVQDEIHRIQHEMAEPDADLDDLIHQLDRAQRKFEALDGYRLESQIEKILPEVGFEIEDGDRLVSSFSGGWQMRISLGKILLQEPDILLLDEPTNHLDLETIEWLENYLRGLKTPMVIISHDREFLDRLCTKIVETERGISTTYLGNYSQYLQQKAENKDAQQSAFERQQKDLAKQQEFIEKFRASATRSTQAKSREKLLDKVERIEAPISDVRTLKFQFPPAPRGGQEVVTIQDLTHTYDDKILFLGANLAIERGDRIAFLGPNGCGKSTTLRMIMGMESYDEGNVKIGTHNIIPGYFEQNQAEALDLEKTVMDTIHDEVPDWKNGEVRTLLGQFLFSGDTVFKKVGALSGGEKARLALAKMLLRPANFLILDEPTNHLDIPAKEMLENALKEYDGTVAIVSHDRFFISQVANKIVEIRDGEFIVYNGDYHYYLEKIEQEKEAARQRLEAEQEAAKKAAKKAKQLAKKATKK, encoded by the coding sequence ATGTTAAGACTTGAGCACATCCGCAAAATTTATCCCACCGGCGAAGTTCTCAAGGATATTAACTGGGAAGTGAAAACGGGTGAACGGGTCGGCCTTGTGGGGGTCAATGGTGCAGGAAAATCTACCCAGATGAAGATCATTATGGGGGAAGTGGAGCCGACGGATGGCGAAATTATTCGTCCGGCTGATCTGCGTATTGCCCATTTAACCCAAGAATTTGATGTGGTGCCGACGCGCACTGTGCGCGAAGAGCTATGGACAGTTTTTACAGAAGCCAATGCTGTGCAGGATGAAATCCACCGCATTCAGCATGAAATGGCCGAGCCGGATGCCGATTTAGATGATCTGATCCACCAGCTTGACCGGGCCCAACGAAAATTTGAAGCCCTTGATGGTTATCGTTTAGAGTCCCAAATTGAAAAAATTCTCCCGGAAGTGGGCTTTGAGATCGAAGATGGCGATCGCCTGGTGAGTTCCTTTAGCGGTGGCTGGCAGATGCGGATCAGTTTGGGCAAAATTCTCCTCCAGGAACCAGATATTCTCCTCCTAGACGAGCCGACCAACCATCTAGATCTAGAAACCATTGAATGGTTGGAAAATTATCTCCGGGGTTTAAAGACGCCGATGGTGATTATTTCCCATGACCGAGAATTTCTAGACCGCCTTTGTACGAAAATCGTTGAAACAGAGCGGGGAATTTCGACCACTTACCTCGGTAACTATTCCCAGTATTTGCAACAGAAAGCAGAAAATAAAGACGCCCAGCAATCTGCCTTTGAGCGCCAACAAAAAGACTTGGCCAAGCAACAGGAATTTATTGAAAAATTCCGGGCGAGTGCCACCCGCAGCACCCAGGCAAAGAGTCGCGAAAAACTATTGGATAAGGTCGAACGCATCGAAGCGCCCATTAGTGATGTGCGGACCCTCAAGTTCCAGTTTCCCCCAGCGCCCCGGGGCGGCCAGGAGGTGGTGACGATTCAGGATTTGACCCACACCTACGACGACAAAATTCTGTTTCTCGGTGCAAATCTGGCCATCGAACGCGGCGATCGCATTGCTTTTTTAGGGCCAAATGGCTGCGGCAAGTCCACAACTCTACGCATGATCATGGGCATGGAAAGCTACGACGAAGGCAACGTTAAAATTGGCACCCACAACATCATTCCTGGTTATTTTGAGCAGAACCAAGCTGAAGCTCTCGACCTTGAAAAAACGGTAATGGATACGATTCATGATGAAGTACCCGATTGGAAAAATGGCGAAGTCCGGACGCTCCTAGGGCAATTCCTCTTTAGTGGCGACACTGTTTTCAAAAAAGTAGGTGCCCTTAGTGGTGGTGAAAAAGCCCGGTTAGCCCTGGCAAAAATGTTGCTGCGGCCCGCAAATTTTCTAATCCTCGATGAGCCGACCAATCACCTTGATATTCCAGCGAAGGAAATGTTAGAAAACGCCCTCAAGGAATATGACGGCACCGTGGCGATTGTCTCCCACGACCGTTTCTTTATTTCCCAAGTCGCCAATAAAATTGTCGAAATTCGCGACGGAGAATTTATTGTTTACAACGGCGATTATCATTACTATCTTGAAAAAATCGAACAAGAAAAAGAAGCAGCACGACAACGTCTAGAAGCAGAGCAAGAAGCAGCGAAAAAAGCAGCAAAAAAAGCCAAGCAATTGGCCAAGAAAGCGACTAAAAAATAA
- the psbX gene encoding photosystem II reaction center X protein produces the protein MTPSLANFFYSLLAGTLVVVIPATAFLIFISQQDKIKR, from the coding sequence ATGACTCCCTCTTTGGCAAACTTTTTCTATAGCCTCTTGGCTGGCACCTTAGTTGTGGTCATTCCTGCCACCGCATTTTTGATTTTCATCAGTCAGCAGGACAAAATTAAGCGCTAG
- a CDS encoding molybdopterin molybdotransferase MoeA, with the protein MISVDQAQALILQAIAPLSETEPSTLETALGRILATTATGKLDIPHWDNSAMDGYAIRFADLTEQPVELEIIETIPAGQAPQKSLAPGQAARIFTGAMLPTGADTVVMQEHTEQRGDRVKILQNPSLRQFVRQRGDYYRAGEPLLKPGQRLGAADLAVLAACQCVEFPVYRQPRVAIFSTGGELRSPREKLEIGQIVDSNRYGLTAFVQGQRAIPKNFGIVPDDPAQLKATMKKAIAAGDLILSTGGVSVGEFDYVEKLLEELGGEIFIRSVAIRPGKPLTVAKFPGNKLYFGLPGNPVSALVGCWRFVQPALKKLSGNAGPWAPEFVWATCDQPLKGAGKRDAYLWGTLATTATGYLFHLAGGGHSSANLVNLAQTNALAIVPQGTGEIPAGDRLRVMRLQT; encoded by the coding sequence ATGATTTCCGTTGATCAAGCCCAAGCTTTAATTCTCCAGGCGATCGCCCCCCTTAGTGAAACCGAACCCAGCACCCTAGAAACGGCCCTGGGACGAATTTTAGCGACGACGGCGACCGGAAAATTGGATATTCCCCACTGGGATAATTCCGCCATGGATGGCTATGCGATCCGGTTTGCAGACCTGACAGAGCAACCCGTTGAACTGGAGATTATTGAAACGATTCCGGCGGGTCAAGCGCCCCAAAAATCCTTAGCGCCTGGCCAAGCCGCCCGCATTTTCACCGGGGCAATGTTACCGACTGGGGCGGATACGGTGGTGATGCAGGAGCATACAGAGCAACGGGGCGATCGGGTCAAAATTTTACAGAATCCCTCTTTGCGGCAGTTCGTGCGCCAGCGGGGTGACTATTACCGCGCCGGGGAACCCCTTTTAAAACCAGGGCAACGGTTGGGCGCAGCGGATTTAGCCGTTCTTGCGGCCTGTCAATGTGTCGAATTTCCGGTCTATCGGCAACCGAGGGTCGCAATTTTTTCCACGGGGGGTGAGTTGCGATCGCCCCGGGAAAAGTTAGAAATCGGCCAAATTGTTGATTCGAATCGCTATGGTTTGACGGCCTTTGTCCAGGGGCAACGAGCGATTCCGAAAAATTTTGGCATTGTCCCTGATGATCCGGCCCAACTGAAAGCAACCATGAAAAAGGCGATCGCCGCTGGGGATCTCATCCTCTCGACGGGAGGCGTTTCCGTGGGCGAGTTTGATTATGTTGAAAAACTCCTCGAAGAATTAGGGGGCGAAATTTTTATCCGTAGTGTGGCGATTCGCCCTGGTAAACCCCTGACAGTGGCGAAATTTCCTGGGAATAAACTCTACTTTGGGCTGCCCGGCAATCCGGTATCGGCCCTGGTGGGTTGTTGGCGGTTCGTGCAACCTGCGTTGAAAAAGTTGTCCGGCAATGCTGGGCCTTGGGCACCAGAATTTGTCTGGGCCACCTGTGATCAACCCCTCAAGGGAGCCGGAAAGCGGGATGCTTACCTGTGGGGAACCTTGGCAACCACGGCGACGGGTTATCTTTTTCATTTAGCTGGGGGCGGCCATAGTTCTGCTAATTTAGTTAATCTTGCCCAAACCAATGCCCTCGCCATTGTGCCCCAGGGGACTGGTGAAATCCCAGCAGGCGATCGCCTCCGGGTGATGCGTCTCCAAACCTAG
- a CDS encoding PhnE/PtxC family ABC transporter permease encodes MGAAFQPNLTTDFLLLTCQATLTTFAYAICGTFLSLVVGTIGGLLSAKLLWETIFPQGKRLGSGIRLLLAVPRSIHEVVWGLILINVWGLDPVVALGAIAIPFGAIVAKIFAEIIDETPRAAFAALIYSGVPTAQAFLYGILPQALFNLLSYSFYRFECSLRSAAVLGIIGAGGLGYEIYLSLQSLRYEQLWTLFYALIALNGVVDWGSHFLRQQLDCTSRFDLNSHRYKLGGQRRDWLLGTMLFGSGLVAWGFWYIQPDWSRLWSGRGQDFLGEVMTQLQTVSFDFAQGKQLAILSLQTLEMSILAIALAGVGGFFLAFLAAKNQRPIFWGQRLLSHLILLVCRSIPAPIWALVVVFVMFPGILPGAIALGIHNLGILGRLMGEVIENVPPAPLNALRNLGSSEGNVWLYGTVPLTLPNFIAYSFYRWEVCLRETVIVGLVGAGGLGRLLMEQLSSFNYGGVSLTLLCFLLLTWGVDSFSGFLRQQPR; translated from the coding sequence GTGGGGGCCGCTTTTCAGCCAAATTTAACAACGGACTTTCTTCTACTGACCTGCCAGGCAACCTTGACCACCTTTGCCTATGCGATCTGCGGCACCTTTTTGAGTTTGGTGGTGGGTACTATCGGCGGGCTACTCAGTGCCAAGTTACTCTGGGAGACGATATTTCCCCAAGGCAAGCGGTTAGGAAGCGGCATCCGGTTGCTTTTAGCTGTACCCCGTTCGATCCATGAGGTGGTGTGGGGTCTGATTTTGATTAATGTTTGGGGCCTAGATCCGGTGGTGGCCTTGGGGGCGATCGCCATTCCCTTTGGGGCAATTGTGGCGAAAATTTTTGCCGAAATCATTGATGAGACTCCCCGGGCCGCCTTTGCAGCCTTAATTTATAGCGGTGTCCCCACGGCCCAAGCTTTTCTCTATGGGATTTTGCCCCAGGCTTTGTTTAATTTGTTGTCCTACAGTTTTTATCGCTTTGAATGTTCCCTGCGTTCGGCGGCTGTGTTGGGCATTATTGGTGCTGGGGGCCTGGGCTATGAGATTTATTTAAGCCTACAATCCCTCCGCTACGAACAGCTTTGGACGTTGTTTTATGCCCTGATTGCGTTGAATGGGGTGGTGGATTGGGGAAGTCATTTTTTGCGGCAACAGCTGGATTGCACCAGTCGCTTTGACCTCAACAGTCATCGTTACAAATTGGGGGGACAGCGGCGGGATTGGCTCCTCGGTACGATGCTTTTCGGTAGTGGTTTAGTGGCTTGGGGATTTTGGTATATTCAGCCCGATTGGTCGCGACTCTGGTCTGGCCGGGGCCAAGACTTTTTGGGGGAAGTTATGACTCAACTCCAGACCGTCAGTTTCGATTTCGCCCAGGGAAAACAGTTAGCGATCCTGAGTCTACAGACTCTGGAGATGTCTATTTTGGCGATCGCCTTAGCTGGGGTGGGCGGATTCTTTCTGGCCTTTTTGGCAGCGAAAAATCAGCGGCCCATTTTCTGGGGACAACGGCTCCTGAGCCATCTAATACTCTTGGTTTGTCGGAGTATCCCAGCTCCCATCTGGGCGTTGGTGGTGGTATTTGTGATGTTTCCGGGGATTTTGCCGGGGGCGATCGCCCTGGGGATTCATAACCTGGGCATTTTAGGCAGATTAATGGGCGAAGTAATTGAAAATGTTCCCCCTGCGCCCCTCAATGCTCTCCGGAACCTAGGCAGTAGCGAAGGCAATGTTTGGCTCTACGGTACGGTGCCTTTAACGCTGCCTAATTTTATTGCCTACAGTTTTTATCGTTGGGAAGTCTGTCTACGGGAAACGGTCATTGTCGGCCTTGTGGGGGCGGGCGGCCTAGGACGACTTTTGATGGAACAATTGAGCAGCTTTAATTATGGGGGCGTCAGTCTGACCTTGCTTTGTTTCCTCTTGCTTACTTGGGGAGTTGATAGTTTTAGTGGATTTTTGCGGCAACAGCCTCGCTAA